From Granulicella sp. WH15, the proteins below share one genomic window:
- a CDS encoding DeoR/GlpR family DNA-binding transcription regulator: protein MNETAEGSRLDSIVKMLKVNTSASIGEIAEAFHVSQMTIRRDLQKLVETGQVIRIPGGARIEHWRGAERNFFERLQNMSPAKRSIGSAASALVHDGESVVLDSGTTTLYVARELRARKNVVVFTFSLSVLEELSSAEDIRVELTGGVYRSSSHDLIGHAVAKSLTAIFADTVIFGAAAISFTRGVMVHDPDAQRELLQAGRRKVLVVDSSKVGTEATYRLCGIEDCDLILTDKGISAEDLARLRRITQVQVAE from the coding sequence ATGAATGAGACCGCAGAAGGGTCCAGGCTGGACTCGATCGTCAAAATGTTAAAAGTGAACACATCTGCTTCGATCGGTGAGATCGCCGAGGCGTTTCACGTATCGCAGATGACGATTCGCAGGGATCTGCAGAAGCTGGTCGAGACTGGGCAGGTCATTCGGATTCCAGGCGGAGCGAGGATCGAGCACTGGCGTGGGGCTGAGCGCAACTTCTTCGAGCGGCTGCAGAATATGTCGCCCGCCAAGCGCAGCATCGGCAGCGCGGCCTCGGCGCTGGTGCACGATGGGGAGTCGGTGGTGCTCGACTCGGGGACGACCACGCTTTACGTGGCGCGGGAGCTGCGCGCCCGGAAGAACGTCGTGGTCTTCACCTTCTCGCTCTCGGTTCTGGAAGAGCTGAGCTCGGCCGAAGATATCCGTGTCGAGCTGACCGGCGGGGTCTATCGCTCGAGCAGCCACGACCTCATCGGGCACGCGGTGGCGAAGAGCCTGACCGCGATCTTCGCGGATACCGTGATCTTCGGCGCGGCCGCCATCTCGTTCACGCGTGGAGTCATGGTTCACGACCCCGATGCCCAGCGCGAGCTGTTGCAGGCTGGTCGGCGGAAGGTGCTCGTGGTCGACAGCAGCAAGGTCGGGACAGAGGCCACCTATCGCCTGTGCGGCATCGAAGACTGCGACCTGATCCTGACCGACAAGGGAATCTCGGCCGAGGATCTCGCGCGTCTGCGCCGCATCACGCAGGTTCAGGTTGCGGAGTGA
- a CDS encoding galactokinase family protein has product MRVFEDQIATTVAAHDFFAADRPICVARAPGRLDVMGGNVDYTGGLVLQSLLREAVWVAAQPRADDVVRILNPGAAQFGWECYFELHASDLRDPQSLRLLCEQREGTRWGCYVLGALYFLKRSYGEGCEGGVDLFILSDLPPNRGVSSSAALEIAALKALSTMWNVVQLDGVLLATAGQWVENVVAGSACGIMDQAAIVLGEQDHLLPLLCQPCLPSWPIKFPANMRIWGIDSMAPRSTTGVAYEAARAAAFIGYKLICQREGIDVIPEEGSEIPRWTDSRWQGYLSNLSPDEFRAKYERWLPESISGKEVLASSGEHFDPFTTIHSDVEYPVRAAVRYATEENLRVRRVRELLEASSSGLSDSSLQLVGEILGQSHRAYAECGLGSTACDELVERALRTGFPGAKMTGGGGGGVVAILGRPGDDHAVHRLAEEYGAQRNAQPYIFEGSSSGVDAFGVRTLELLPALEMRT; this is encoded by the coding sequence ATGCGTGTCTTTGAAGATCAGATTGCTACCACGGTTGCCGCGCACGACTTCTTTGCGGCGGACAGGCCGATATGCGTGGCGCGGGCTCCTGGTCGACTGGATGTGATGGGCGGCAACGTCGATTACACCGGCGGTTTGGTGTTGCAGAGCCTGCTGCGCGAGGCGGTGTGGGTGGCCGCGCAGCCGCGGGCCGATGACGTCGTCCGCATCCTCAACCCCGGCGCGGCCCAGTTTGGTTGGGAGTGCTACTTCGAACTGCACGCCAGCGATCTGCGCGACCCGCAGAGTCTGCGCCTGCTGTGCGAGCAGAGAGAGGGCACACGCTGGGGCTGCTATGTGCTGGGCGCTCTTTACTTTTTGAAGAGGAGCTACGGAGAGGGCTGCGAGGGTGGAGTTGACTTATTTATCCTGTCAGACCTGCCTCCGAACAGGGGTGTAAGCTCCTCGGCGGCGCTTGAGATTGCCGCCTTGAAGGCGCTATCGACCATGTGGAACGTGGTGCAACTCGATGGTGTTTTGCTGGCTACGGCTGGTCAGTGGGTGGAGAACGTTGTGGCTGGTTCTGCCTGCGGCATCATGGATCAGGCGGCTATCGTTCTGGGTGAGCAGGACCATCTTCTGCCCCTCCTCTGCCAGCCTTGTCTGCCGTCTTGGCCCATCAAGTTCCCGGCCAACATGCGCATCTGGGGCATCGACTCGATGGCTCCGCGTTCGACGACCGGAGTCGCTTACGAGGCGGCGCGCGCGGCGGCCTTCATTGGCTACAAGTTGATCTGTCAGCGAGAGGGAATTGACGTGATTCCTGAGGAGGGATCGGAGATTCCGCGTTGGACCGACTCCCGTTGGCAGGGCTATCTCTCGAACCTCTCGCCGGATGAGTTTCGTGCAAAGTACGAGCGTTGGCTGCCGGAGTCGATCAGCGGTAAGGAGGTGCTCGCCAGCTCTGGAGAGCACTTCGATCCTTTCACCACGATCCATTCTGATGTCGAGTACCCGGTTCGGGCGGCGGTTCGATACGCGACGGAAGAGAACCTCCGGGTGCGGAGAGTTCGTGAGCTTCTGGAAGCCTCATCATCCGGGTTATCCGACAGTTCTTTGCAGCTTGTTGGTGAGATTCTTGGCCAATCGCATCGTGCTTATGCAGAGTGTGGTCTGGGGTCGACTGCGTGTGACGAGTTGGTGGAGCGGGCCTTGAGGACGGGCTTTCCTGGAGCCAAGATGACCGGCGGCGGTGGGGGCGGCGTGGTCGCGATCCTTGGGCGTCCGGGTGATGACCACGCCGTTCACCGGCTCGCGGAAGAGTACGGCGCTCAGAGGAATGCGCAGCCTTATATCTTCGAGGGCAGCTCCAGCGGCGTCGATGCCTTCGGCGTTCGCACTCTAGAGCTTCTCCCCGCGCTGGAGATGCGGACGTGA
- a CDS encoding DMT family transporter produces MSVPRNSRLVSACIMLMAANLLWAGQGVAVKLLAGALDPLTIALLPFCFITILGFAVLTLRRDFAQKFRAAWSLRREFFLAGICGQLMAQVGMTIGVSWSTASNGAILSLLVPIFGALIAVWLLRERLSTLRIGALLLGLAGVFLLSPLRSVAGSRPRPHELAGNLMIVVGCLGSAFYNVYSKRLLDHFLEIEILLFSYLSTTVFSLPLLFIMEPHCLDHLAQLTPTQWAALGYLAVFLYGLSMVLFLRALGTVDVVIASASLYLMPFFGLMLAFSILGERLAPRAILGSVIVLFATLILFRFDMPSDPASPNFP; encoded by the coding sequence GTGAGCGTACCGCGAAACTCCCGCCTGGTCTCCGCCTGTATTATGCTGATGGCCGCGAACCTCCTGTGGGCAGGGCAGGGAGTCGCCGTAAAGCTGCTGGCCGGAGCGCTGGACCCGCTCACGATCGCGCTGCTTCCTTTCTGCTTCATCACCATCCTGGGTTTTGCCGTCCTCACGCTTCGCCGCGACTTCGCGCAGAAGTTCCGGGCGGCGTGGAGTCTTCGCCGCGAGTTCTTTCTTGCGGGCATCTGCGGCCAGCTAATGGCGCAGGTGGGCATGACGATCGGCGTTAGCTGGTCCACCGCCTCGAACGGCGCGATCCTCAGCCTACTGGTCCCCATCTTTGGCGCACTGATTGCTGTGTGGCTGTTACGCGAGCGCCTCTCGACGCTGCGTATTGGAGCGCTACTCCTGGGGCTGGCCGGGGTCTTTCTGCTCTCGCCCCTGCGCAGTGTCGCCGGATCGCGTCCAAGACCCCACGAGCTTGCAGGCAACCTCATGATCGTCGTCGGCTGCCTTGGCTCCGCCTTCTACAACGTCTACTCCAAGCGCCTGCTGGATCACTTTCTCGAGATCGAAATTCTGCTCTTCAGCTATCTTTCGACCACGGTCTTCAGCCTGCCGTTGCTCTTTATCATGGAGCCGCACTGTCTGGACCACCTTGCTCAGCTCACGCCCACCCAGTGGGCCGCGCTGGGCTATCTCGCGGTCTTTCTCTACGGCCTCTCGATGGTGCTCTTCCTGCGGGCGCTGGGTACGGTCGACGTGGTGATTGCGTCGGCATCGCTCTACCTGATGCCCTTCTTTGGGTTGATGCTGGCCTTCAGCATCCTCGGAGAGCGTCTCGCCCCGCGGGCGATTCTTGGATCGGTTATCGTCCTCTTCGCGACTCTGATCCTCTTCCGCTTCGATATGCCCTCCGATCCTGCATCGCCCAACTTCCCCTGA
- a CDS encoding GNAT family N-acetyltransferase, translated as MRSLHGIALGAQLEDVVGNVNYFLRTRDNFVISTDPDLLDADAVFGFLEQAQWWSGLTPESLDRALGNSLCFSLLEGDRQIGLARVITDYVTYAYLCDVYIVEERRRRGLGSWLIRSVLEHPDLKPLKRVALITHDAQPFYLGLDFQFTPHPDSYMERLQ; from the coding sequence ATGCGCTCGTTGCACGGAATCGCGTTAGGGGCGCAGTTAGAGGATGTTGTGGGTAATGTGAATTATTTTCTCCGCACGCGGGACAATTTTGTTATCTCTACCGATCCGGATCTGCTGGATGCGGATGCTGTCTTTGGTTTTCTGGAGCAGGCGCAGTGGTGGTCCGGCCTGACTCCGGAGTCGCTGGACCGGGCTCTTGGCAACTCGCTCTGTTTTTCTCTGCTCGAAGGCGACAGGCAGATCGGGCTGGCGAGGGTCATCACCGATTACGTGACCTATGCCTATCTCTGCGACGTGTATATCGTCGAGGAGCGCAGAAGGCGCGGCCTGGGATCGTGGCTGATTCGCAGCGTGCTGGAGCATCCGGACCTGAAGCCCTTGAAGCGCGTGGCGCTGATTACGCATGACGCGCAGCCCTTTTATCTGGGCCTCGACTTCCAGTTCACTCCGCATCCCGATAGTTATATGGAGCGCCTGCAATAG
- a CDS encoding outer membrane beta-barrel protein — protein MRSISSRKSSALVTLVFAACSLTLNAQDVDRAPDVASSSSSAAPDANPAQTTPQSELTRGEFFQRLGRFYNYDWHGTLPSAPAPQRRALAAPLDSPPYPSSDWGYGGSPLIGIPDGNVYPLMTALKLQDRRTKVYGWVAPSFNYSTSNKNNFPVSYDIFPNSVVLNQAVLYMERLPDTVQKKHFDWGYHLTAFYGNDYRFTTAKDYLSQQLLQKNRRYGFDPVLEYADLYFPVKDGLNIRIGRFLSVPGIEAQLAPNNYNMTHSLLYTIDPFTDTGIIGTLKLSKQWVIQLGLSAGHDVAPWSDDRKPSAIACLDYSTRSNHDNFYVCANGINDGKYAYNNLQHYDATWYHKFNAKWHMATEAWVMYERDVPNVAGNVANPVPTEIGANGAYCAAGLVRCTAPEYAVVNYINREINPKLTVGFRSDLLNDKKGQRTGIQTKYTENTLYATKYFGSTVLLRPEIRFDHSWDRLGYNNGTARNQFFVGADLIYKF, from the coding sequence ATGAGAAGCATAAGCAGTAGGAAGTCTTCGGCCCTGGTAACACTTGTCTTTGCAGCCTGTAGCCTGACGTTGAATGCGCAAGATGTGGATCGAGCGCCGGATGTAGCCTCAAGCTCTTCAAGTGCAGCACCTGATGCAAATCCAGCCCAGACGACTCCCCAGAGCGAGCTAACGCGTGGGGAGTTTTTTCAGCGGCTCGGTCGCTTTTATAACTACGACTGGCATGGCACGCTGCCGTCAGCACCTGCTCCGCAGCGTCGTGCGCTTGCGGCTCCACTGGATTCGCCGCCCTATCCCAGCTCGGATTGGGGCTATGGCGGCTCGCCGCTGATCGGCATACCCGATGGCAATGTGTATCCGCTGATGACGGCGTTGAAGCTGCAGGATCGTCGTACGAAGGTGTATGGCTGGGTGGCTCCGAGCTTCAACTACAGCACCTCGAACAAAAATAACTTTCCCGTCTCGTACGACATCTTTCCAAATAGCGTCGTGCTGAACCAGGCCGTGCTCTACATGGAAAGGCTGCCCGACACGGTACAGAAGAAGCATTTTGACTGGGGATATCACCTCACGGCCTTCTATGGAAACGACTATCGCTTTACGACAGCGAAGGATTACCTGAGCCAGCAGCTACTGCAGAAGAATCGCCGTTATGGCTTCGATCCCGTGCTGGAGTATGCCGATCTGTACTTTCCTGTGAAGGATGGTCTCAATATTCGGATCGGTCGTTTCCTCTCGGTGCCGGGCATCGAAGCTCAGCTTGCGCCGAACAACTACAACATGACGCACTCGCTGCTCTACACCATCGATCCGTTTACCGACACGGGTATCATCGGCACGTTGAAGCTCTCAAAGCAGTGGGTGATTCAACTCGGCCTCTCCGCCGGGCATGACGTCGCGCCTTGGTCCGACGATCGCAAGCCCTCTGCCATTGCGTGTCTGGACTATTCGACCAGAAGCAATCACGACAACTTCTACGTTTGTGCCAACGGCATCAACGATGGCAAGTACGCGTACAACAACCTGCAGCACTACGATGCCACCTGGTATCACAAATTCAACGCGAAGTGGCACATGGCCACCGAGGCCTGGGTCATGTATGAGCGCGATGTGCCGAATGTCGCCGGTAATGTTGCGAATCCCGTGCCCACGGAGATCGGAGCCAATGGAGCTTACTGTGCTGCCGGTCTGGTACGCTGCACTGCGCCGGAGTATGCGGTGGTGAACTACATCAATCGTGAGATCAATCCGAAGCTGACGGTGGGGTTTCGCTCGGACCTGCTGAACGACAAAAAGGGACAGCGCACCGGCATTCAGACCAAGTACACGGAGAACACGCTCTACGCGACAAAGTACTTTGGCAGTACAGTGCTGCTGCGTCCGGAGATCCGATTCGATCACTCGTGGGATCGCCTTGGCTATAACAACGGCACGGCCCGCAACCAGTTCTTTGTAGGTGCGGACCTGATCTACAAGTTCTAG
- a CDS encoding carboxypeptidase regulatory-like domain-containing protein produces MRRNHRIIRSFVAPAVLAVTLSVGGVGHMLAQAAIGGGLRGAIVDASGASIPDATIVLKSTGTGAVHTLKASSAGLFSVRDIDPGVYSMSVTSPGFQEKRFAQVTFVLNEIRELNVTLSAGSVSEVVEVQAEQTSVVSQETSVGTLIDGAKIRDLPLNGRDFQSLVFLAPGATRTVSSTGQGSGVSTGGARPTDNNNLIDGGDANDPRVPSGSAGNIGNATSSVPIDAIAEFSVITSNASAEFGRSSGGIVNVVTKSGTNQLHATVWEYLRNSVFNTRQFFNPVGFKSPFKQNQFGFYAGGPIWRDRTFISTAYEGFRQRSTTASQIPIPTSQFLSALTPNSLASALFTSAYPAQAGPLPFSPTDPSTWSTTINRNIANNVDADTGFVRLDHKVSNNNNIFATYSLVDAVPTAAKNGGNLPTFGVGNVTRPSHIVVADNHVFSANLLNSFRFSFQRTPSNNPTEALTAAELAAGSFRTQGPNAGANYSANVGDPNGFPTLSFASARFNTIGVANNFPQNRTPVVWNYSDTLSYSKGKHEIKFGGQLARVWDNTVFSSIIRPSVALLDTSTVAATGSLTAAQASAQQNFNNINNLALNSQQESFYTSPSFRQYRIWEQGYFVQDSYRFSKKLTFDIGLRYEIFSPFTEKNNLLSNAYILDGNGKPEACQGLPFDANLSNVAAINPATYGIGNYCSQFKNFSPRVGFAYDVFGTGTTVVRGGYGYFYDRIFGNVYGNARFNPPQTLSTSISSGNYTGAIASATVNTTQSYTLTNIDPSLRNPATQHFNIAVSQQLDSATALTISYVGALADHLLTTTRPNFGTTFADAFRPSNQGATVRSAGDISNNIIRPLFSTMTYHQSNGTSNYNALLVNVHRQMRKGIAIEASYGWSHSHDVLSDDVSAGADSATPAATLENLLAPYMVPNGAYTKGTSCATAQSSTAASAAVLTAAVQCAEGNPNLTQAQAQTLFLQKYVKYANIKTNYGDSAFDVRQRFATSVNYMLPIGKGHVFLSNTGPVVDHVIGGWGLASIFDTQTGTPFIPTSGNDANRDGDTTDRAVLVKPVANRKGVQTKNVAGKTPTVTYFSAASFGTGDGIVDPTLRIHRGYLRNPGLLNMDFQLNKQTHITERYNMRFTVDFFNVLNHTNFSNLTPSIASSQFGQSLSVRSLGQTTSRQIQFGAKFFF; encoded by the coding sequence ATGCGTCGTAACCACCGGATCATTCGATCCTTCGTAGCCCCTGCTGTACTTGCAGTAACCCTCTCGGTCGGCGGCGTGGGCCATATGCTCGCCCAGGCGGCCATCGGAGGCGGTCTCCGCGGCGCGATCGTGGACGCGTCCGGCGCCTCCATCCCCGACGCGACCATCGTGCTCAAGTCCACCGGCACCGGCGCTGTGCACACGCTCAAGGCATCATCCGCCGGTCTCTTCTCGGTGCGCGATATCGATCCCGGCGTCTACTCGATGAGCGTCACCTCGCCAGGCTTCCAGGAGAAGCGCTTCGCCCAGGTGACCTTTGTTCTGAACGAGATTCGTGAGCTTAACGTGACTCTTTCGGCTGGGTCTGTCTCCGAGGTCGTCGAGGTGCAGGCCGAACAGACCAGCGTCGTCTCGCAGGAGACCAGCGTCGGTACTCTGATCGATGGAGCGAAGATCCGCGATCTCCCGCTCAACGGGCGCGACTTCCAGAGCCTTGTCTTCCTCGCGCCAGGAGCTACGCGTACCGTCAGCTCCACCGGACAGGGCTCAGGCGTCTCCACCGGCGGCGCACGCCCCACGGACAACAACAACCTCATCGACGGTGGTGACGCCAACGATCCTCGCGTGCCCTCGGGCTCGGCCGGTAACATCGGCAACGCCACCAGCTCGGTGCCGATCGACGCCATCGCGGAGTTCAGCGTCATCACCAGCAACGCCTCGGCTGAGTTCGGCCGCAGCTCCGGTGGTATCGTCAACGTGGTCACCAAGTCCGGTACCAACCAGCTCCATGCCACGGTCTGGGAGTATCTCCGCAACTCAGTCTTCAACACCCGTCAGTTCTTCAATCCCGTGGGCTTCAAGTCACCCTTCAAGCAGAATCAGTTCGGCTTCTACGCGGGTGGTCCCATCTGGCGCGACCGGACGTTCATCTCCACGGCCTACGAGGGTTTCCGCCAGCGCTCCACCACGGCCTCACAGATTCCGATCCCGACGTCGCAGTTTCTCAGCGCTCTGACGCCGAACTCTTTGGCCAGCGCGCTCTTCACCTCCGCCTATCCGGCGCAAGCTGGCCCCTTGCCCTTCTCGCCTACGGACCCTTCGACCTGGTCGACCACCATCAACCGCAACATCGCGAACAACGTCGATGCTGATACCGGCTTCGTCCGCCTCGACCACAAGGTCTCGAACAACAACAATATCTTCGCCACCTATAGCCTCGTGGACGCAGTTCCTACGGCAGCTAAGAATGGCGGTAATCTTCCTACATTCGGCGTCGGTAACGTCACTCGTCCCAGCCATATCGTTGTGGCGGATAACCATGTTTTCAGCGCCAACCTGCTGAACTCCTTCCGCTTCAGCTTCCAGAGAACGCCGAGCAACAACCCCACGGAGGCGCTCACCGCAGCCGAGCTTGCAGCCGGAAGCTTTCGCACCCAGGGTCCCAACGCCGGAGCCAACTACTCGGCCAACGTGGGCGATCCCAACGGCTTCCCCACGCTCAGCTTTGCCTCTGCACGGTTCAACACCATCGGCGTCGCTAACAACTTTCCGCAGAACCGCACTCCTGTGGTGTGGAACTACTCCGACACCCTCTCTTACTCAAAGGGCAAGCACGAGATCAAGTTCGGCGGTCAGCTCGCACGCGTCTGGGATAATACGGTCTTCAGCTCCATCATTCGTCCCAGCGTCGCTCTTCTCGACACCTCGACGGTGGCGGCCACGGGCTCTCTGACCGCGGCACAGGCCTCGGCTCAGCAGAACTTCAACAACATCAACAACCTTGCTCTCAACTCGCAGCAGGAGTCCTTCTACACCTCGCCGTCCTTCCGCCAGTACCGTATCTGGGAGCAGGGCTACTTTGTGCAGGACAGCTACCGCTTCAGCAAGAAGCTGACCTTCGACATCGGCCTGCGCTATGAGATCTTCAGCCCCTTCACTGAAAAGAACAACCTGCTCTCGAACGCCTACATTCTCGACGGCAATGGCAAGCCCGAGGCCTGCCAGGGACTTCCTTTCGACGCGAACCTCTCGAACGTAGCGGCCATCAATCCTGCAACGTACGGGATCGGTAACTACTGCTCGCAGTTCAAGAACTTCAGCCCGCGCGTTGGGTTTGCCTATGACGTCTTCGGCACGGGTACGACAGTGGTGCGTGGCGGCTACGGCTACTTCTACGATCGCATCTTCGGCAACGTCTATGGCAATGCGCGCTTCAATCCGCCCCAGACGCTGAGCACGAGCATCTCCTCGGGCAACTACACCGGCGCGATTGCTTCTGCGACCGTCAATACCACTCAGTCCTACACTCTCACCAACATCGACCCGAGCCTGCGTAACCCTGCCACGCAGCACTTCAATATTGCGGTTTCGCAGCAGCTCGATTCAGCGACGGCCCTTACCATCTCCTACGTTGGTGCGCTCGCCGATCACCTGCTAACTACCACTCGCCCCAACTTCGGCACCACCTTCGCGGACGCTTTCCGCCCCTCCAACCAGGGGGCAACCGTTCGCTCCGCCGGTGATATCAGCAATAACATTATTCGCCCACTCTTCAGCACCATGACCTACCACCAGTCCAACGGCACCTCGAACTACAACGCGCTGCTAGTGAACGTGCATCGTCAGATGCGTAAGGGCATCGCAATTGAGGCGTCTTACGGTTGGAGCCACAGCCACGATGTCCTCTCCGATGACGTCTCCGCAGGGGCCGACTCCGCAACTCCGGCGGCAACGCTGGAGAATCTCCTTGCGCCCTACATGGTTCCCAACGGCGCTTACACCAAGGGAACGTCCTGTGCTACAGCGCAGTCCTCGACCGCAGCTTCGGCCGCAGTCCTGACCGCGGCTGTGCAGTGCGCTGAGGGCAACCCCAACCTCACGCAGGCCCAGGCCCAGACCCTCTTCCTCCAAAAGTACGTCAAGTACGCCAACATCAAGACCAACTACGGCGACTCCGCCTTCGACGTTCGTCAGCGGTTTGCCACCAGCGTCAACTACATGCTGCCGATCGGTAAGGGGCATGTCTTCCTAAGCAACACCGGCCCAGTTGTCGACCATGTCATCGGTGGATGGGGACTGGCCTCCATCTTCGACACACAGACAGGTACCCCCTTTATCCCGACCTCGGGTAACGATGCCAATCGCGATGGTGATACTACCGACCGCGCCGTCCTCGTCAAGCCGGTCGCCAACAGAAAGGGAGTCCAGACCAAGAACGTTGCTGGTAAAACACCTACCGTCACTTACTTTTCGGCTGCTTCCTTCGGTACAGGAGACGGAATTGTGGACCCCACGCTCCGTATTCACCGCGGTTATCTTCGCAACCCCGGCCTGTTGAACATGGACTTCCAACTCAACAAGCAGACTCACATCACCGAGCGTTACAACATGCGCTTTACCGTGGACTTCTTCAATGTCCTCAACCACACCAACTTCAGCAACCTTACTCCAAGCATTGCCAGCTCGCAGTTCGGGCAGTCTCTCTCGGTTCGCTCTCTAGGCCAGACCACATCACGCCAGATACAGTTTGGCGCAAAGTTCTTCTTCTAA
- a CDS encoding S9 family peptidase has translation MSRPLLPFVALALAACTLPTFAQGKLTLQDLLSTEPIGETALSPDGKSIAFTRNGQIVLMPADGGWPAAVTSTLGGKSGVSWSPDGKMLAYASQGSIWVVNAVGGAPRRLTNAPAGGGDPRQSADRAPVWSPKGRWILFQTGRRGTNSLMVVSDDGNVTSFLTSAKEEAGSGKWSPDGEHIAYVERQKEYFSGKIKVLNFDAHTGTPAGVPVDLYTAPVDRGGGWSIRGTAWSPDGKELATVLQNSGWDHIYLIPAKGGAPKQITDGSFEDDEPVFSPDGKSLAFVSNRGLLESSNVWVMPAHGGEAHLLAKFDVPGMSTTPEWTEDSSKVYFHHQSPLETGDLLVAEANGQGSPKYLTHTTPANFASAQIPERVTWKSKDGREIAGILYTPKDVKPGTKSPAVVWVHGGPEGQDVFRMDGWAQYLAQQGYVVLEPNYRGSNGYGEVFRNLNVEDSNGAEVDDVATGAQYLVSRGLADSTRLAIGGGSHGGTMTAYMVVHYPDLFACGMELFGVVDRKLFVERTNPPSAVRWMMKMGGSPTEKPENYRKANVLLQIDKVKTPLLVMHGENDPQVPPADSAFFVKALKEHHKTVFYFTYPNELHGFSQPAHRLDAWQKQLAFMEHYINPKFGTTSTSLEEVVFPGGAQGGSHSEK, from the coding sequence ATGTCCCGTCCGCTGCTCCCGTTCGTCGCTCTGGCTCTCGCTGCCTGCACCCTGCCGACCTTTGCGCAGGGTAAGCTTACGCTTCAGGATCTTCTCTCCACTGAACCTATCGGGGAGACCGCTCTCTCGCCCGATGGCAAGAGCATCGCCTTTACCCGCAACGGCCAGATCGTCCTGATGCCCGCCGACGGTGGCTGGCCTGCTGCCGTGACCAGCACACTCGGTGGTAAGAGCGGCGTCTCCTGGTCGCCCGACGGTAAGATGCTTGCCTATGCCAGCCAGGGCAGCATCTGGGTGGTCAACGCAGTTGGAGGCGCGCCGCGCCGTCTCACCAACGCGCCTGCGGGCGGAGGTGATCCCCGCCAGTCTGCGGACCGCGCTCCGGTCTGGTCGCCCAAGGGACGCTGGATACTCTTTCAGACTGGCCGCCGGGGCACTAACAGCCTGATGGTCGTCAGTGATGACGGTAATGTCACCAGCTTTCTGACCTCGGCCAAGGAAGAGGCGGGGTCCGGCAAGTGGTCGCCCGATGGAGAGCACATCGCCTACGTCGAGCGCCAGAAGGAGTACTTCAGCGGCAAGATCAAGGTTCTCAACTTCGACGCCCACACGGGCACCCCTGCTGGAGTGCCCGTCGATCTCTACACTGCTCCGGTCGATCGCGGCGGCGGCTGGTCGATTCGTGGAACTGCGTGGTCGCCCGATGGGAAAGAGCTGGCTACGGTCCTGCAGAACTCGGGCTGGGATCACATCTACCTGATCCCTGCCAAGGGCGGCGCGCCCAAGCAGATTACCGATGGCAGCTTCGAGGATGATGAGCCGGTCTTCTCGCCCGATGGTAAGAGTCTTGCCTTCGTTTCTAACCGTGGCCTGCTGGAGAGCAGCAACGTCTGGGTGATGCCTGCTCACGGTGGTGAAGCGCATCTCCTCGCGAAGTTTGATGTTCCCGGTATGAGCACCACGCCCGAGTGGACGGAGGACAGCAGCAAGGTCTACTTCCATCACCAGTCGCCGCTCGAGACGGGCGACCTGCTTGTTGCCGAGGCCAATGGCCAGGGCTCGCCCAAGTACCTGACCCACACGACTCCGGCCAACTTCGCCAGTGCCCAGATTCCCGAGCGCGTCACCTGGAAGAGCAAGGATGGCAGGGAGATCGCCGGTATTCTTTACACCCCCAAGGACGTAAAGCCCGGCACCAAGTCTCCGGCGGTGGTCTGGGTTCATGGAGGTCCCGAGGGGCAAGATGTCTTCCGTATGGACGGCTGGGCCCAGTACCTTGCCCAGCAGGGCTATGTCGTGCTGGAGCCGAACTATCGCGGCAGCAACGGCTACGGTGAGGTCTTCCGCAACCTGAACGTCGAAGACTCCAACGGAGCCGAGGTGGACGACGTGGCCACTGGGGCACAGTACCTCGTCTCGCGCGGTCTTGCCGACTCCACGCGGCTTGCTATCGGCGGCGGTAGCCACGGCGGCACCATGACTGCCTACATGGTCGTCCACTACCCGGATCTCTTCGCCTGTGGCATGGAGCTGTTCGGCGTGGTCGATCGCAAGCTCTTTGTGGAGCGCACGAATCCGCCGTCGGCTGTTCGCTGGATGATGAAGATGGGAGGCTCGCCCACGGAGAAGCCCGAGAACTACCGCAAGGCCAACGTGCTGCTGCAGATCGACAAGGTCAAGACGCCACTGCTGGTCATGCACGGAGAGAACGATCCGCAGGTGCCGCCAGCGGACTCGGCCTTCTTCGTCAAGGCGCTCAAGGAGCATCACAAGACGGTCTTCTACTTCACCTATCCGAATGAACTCCACGGCTTCTCCCAGCCTGCTCACCGTCTCGACGCCTGGCAGAAGCAGCTGGCCTTCATGGAGCACTACATCAATCCGAAGTTCGGCACTACCAGCACCTCGCTCGAAGAGGTTGTCTTTCCCGGCGGCGCTCAAGGCGGCTCGCACTCGGAAAAGTAA